In one window of Denticeps clupeoides chromosome 2, fDenClu1.1, whole genome shotgun sequence DNA:
- the LOC114784799 gene encoding gap junction gamma-1 protein-like, whose protein sequence is MSWSFLTRLLEEIHNHSTFVGKVWLTVLIVFRIVLTAVGGESIYYDEQSKFVCNSGQPGCENVCYDSFAPLSHVRFWVFQIILVATPSLMYLGYAVNKITRMEEGPFSRRGARKLCLRGRRQHRGMEEAEDDQEEDPMIYEAESHSEGGKGKARHDGRQRIRRDGLMRVYVLQLLTRSALEVGFLLGQYALYGFAVPARYVCSSRPCPHAVDCFVSRPTEKTIFLLIMYGVTALCLALNVWEMLHLGMGTMLDILRARRGAPPEEDEYLPVSEAGGGGYPFSWNPAPTAPPGYNIAVKPEQIPFTDLSGPAARMACRQNRANIAQEEQRQYGSNEENFPAAAVAAAGGAAPGAKEARLEAAVQAYGHQGRKHRERSAPKQDRRAGGSSSNSSSSKSNDAKPSVWI, encoded by the coding sequence ATGAGCTGGAGCTTCCTGACGCGCTTGCTGGAGGAAATCCACAACCACTCCACGTTCGTGGGGAAGGTCTGGCTCACCGTCCTCATCGTCTTCCGCATCGTGCTGACCGCCGTCGGCGGCGAGAGCATCTACTACGACGAGCAGAGCAAGTTCGTGTGCAACTCGGGCCAGCCCGGCTGCGAGAACGTCTGCTACGACTCGTTCGCGCCGCTCTCCCACGTGCGCTTCTGGGTGTTCCAGATCATCCTGGTGGCCACGCCGTCGCTCATGTACCTGGGCTACGCCGTCAACAAGATCACGCGGATGGAGGAGGGCCCCTTCTCGCGCCGGGGAGCCCGCAAGCTGTGCCTCCGCGGCAGGAGGCAGCACCGCGGgatggaggaggcggaggacgACCAGGAGGAGGACCCCATGATCTACGAGGCGGAGAGCCACAGCGAGGGCGGGAAGGGCAAGGCGCGGCACGACGGGCGCCAGCGCATCCGGCGGGACGGGCTGATGCGCGTGTacgtgctgcagctgctgacgCGCTCGGCGCTGGAGGTGGGCTTCCTGCTGGGCCAGTACGCGCTCTACGGCTTCGCCGTGCCCGCCCGCTACGTCTGCTCCAGCCGGCCGTGCCCGCACGCCGTGGACTGCTTCGTGTCGCGGCCCACCGAGAAGACCATCTTCCTGCTCATCATGTACGGCGTGACCGCGCTCTGCCTGGCGCTCAACGTGTGGGAGATGCTGCACCTGGGCATGGGCACCATGCTGGACATCCTGCGCGCCCGCCGGGGCGCCCCGCCCGAGGAGGACGAGTACCTGCCGGTCAGCGAGGCGGGAGGAGGCGGGTACCCCTTCTCCTGGAACCCCGCCCCCACGGCCCCGCCCGGCTACAACATAGCGGTGAAGCCGGAGCAAATACCGTTCACCGACCTGAGCGGCCCGGCGGCCCGCATGGCCTGCCGGCAGAACCGCGCCAACATCGCCCAGGAGGAGCAGCGGCAGTACGGCAGCAACGAGGAGAACTtcccggcggcggcggtggcggcggcgggcggGGCGGCGCCGGGAGCCAAGGAGGCCCGGCTGGAGGCGGCCGTCCAGGCCTACGGCCACCAGGGCCGCAAGCACCGCGAACGCTCCGCCCCCAAGCAGGACCGCCGCgccggcggcagcagcagcaacagcagcagcagcaagtcCAACGACGCCAAGCCGTCCGTGTGGATCTGA